Proteins encoded in a region of the bacterium genome:
- the rplT gene encoding 50S ribosomal protein L20 has protein sequence MRVKSSVTKRKRHNKIHKRTKGYWEARKNWYKLAKEANVKAGVYAYSHRRLRKREMRRLWILRINIALRLYGLTYSKFINMLSKKGIELNRKILAEMAVKDKEGFKQLIERVK, from the coding sequence CAAAGAGGAAAAGGCACAATAAGATTCATAAGCGAACAAAGGGATATTGGGAAGCTAGAAAAAATTGGTATAAGCTTGCAAAGGAGGCAAATGTGAAAGCAGGTGTATATGCCTATTCCCATAGACGCTTAAGAAAAAGGGAGATGAGGCGTCTTTGGATATTAAGGATAAACATAGCTTTACGGCTTTATGGTCTTACCTATAGCAAATTTATAAATATGCTTTCAAAGAAGGGAATTGAGCTTAATAGAAAAATATTGGCTGAGATGGCTGTTAAAGACAAAGAGGGCTTTAAACAGCTAATAGAGAGGGTGAAGTAA
- the rpsG gene encoding 30S ribosomal protein S7 — translation MPRKRNYSRPPRRMVDPIYQSPLVSHFINCVMRRGKKSLAQAIVYNAFDIIKDRLNKDPLAIFKTAIENVRPRVAVKPRRVGGATYQVPMAVPENRSIFLAFKWIIQNAKAKKGKPMNEKLALELIDASNNTGASVKKKQDTHKMAEANKAFSHYRW, via the coding sequence ATGCCAAGAAAGAGAAATTATAGTAGACCACCCAGAAGGATGGTAGATCCTATATATCAAAGCCCCTTGGTTTCCCATTTCATCAATTGTGTAATGAGAAGGGGTAAGAAAAGCTTAGCTCAAGCAATAGTCTATAACGCCTTTGATATTATAAAAGATAGGCTTAACAAAGACCCTCTAGCAATATTTAAAACAGCAATTGAGAATGTCCGTCCCAGGGTTGCGGTTAAGCCAAGAAGGGTTGGTGGTGCAACATATCAGGTTCCTATGGCTGTCCCTGAGAATAGGAGCATATTCCTTGCCTTTAAATGGATAATCCAAAATGCAAAGGCAAAAAAGGGAAAGCCAATGAATGAGAAGCTTGCTCTGGAGCTTATTGATGCCTCAAACAATACCGGTGCCTCGGTAAAGAAGAAACAGGATACCCACAAAATGGCAGAGGCAAACAAGGCATTTTCTCACTATCGCTGGTAA
- the fabG gene encoding 3-oxoacyl-[acyl-carrier-protein] reductase: MLALITGGSRGIGRAIIERLSSNYRIANFDLEPPKEPVKDEIFLKCDITSSSEIKEGIEKIIKKVGTIDLLVNNAGITRDGLLMRMSDDDWDRVLDINLKGAFLCSREVSKIMIKQRRGKIINISSIIGIMGNIGQANYAASKGGLIALTKSLAKELAGRNITVNAIAPGFIDTEMTQKLSDEMKNRIIEKIPLKRFGKPEDIASLVSFLASDDASYITGEVITIDAGLSISL, from the coding sequence ATGCTTGCCTTAATCACAGGAGGAAGTAGGGGGATTGGAAGGGCAATTATAGAAAGGCTTTCTTCAAATTATAGAATAGCAAATTTTGATCTAGAACCTCCAAAAGAGCCAGTTAAAGATGAAATTTTCCTTAAATGTGATATAACCTCATCAAGCGAAATAAAAGAGGGGATAGAAAAGATAATAAAAAAGGTAGGAACAATTGATCTTTTGGTTAACAATGCTGGAATAACAAGGGATGGGCTATTGATGAGAATGTCTGATGATGATTGGGACAGGGTTTTGGATATAAACCTTAAGGGTGCATTCCTTTGTTCCCGTGAGGTTTCAAAGATTATGATAAAGCAAAGAAGGGGAAAAATAATAAACATCTCCTCAATAATCGGGATAATGGGGAATATTGGCCAAGCAAATTATGCTGCATCAAAGGGTGGGCTGATTGCCTTAACAAAGAGCTTAGCAAAAGAGCTGGCAGGAAGGAATATCACGGTAAATGCCATTGCACCAGGCTTTATAGATACAGAGATGACCCAAAAATTAAGTGATGAAATGAAAAATAGGATAATTGAAAAGATTCCCCTTAAAAGGTTTGGAAAGCCAGAAGATATTGCAAGCCTCGTTTCCTTTCTCGCCTCAGATGATGCCTCATATATCACAGGAGAGGTAATCACCATTGATGCCGGGCTTTCTATTTCGCTTTGA
- the pdxA gene encoding 4-hydroxythreonine-4-phosphate dehydrogenase PdxA has translation MKKSTIGITIGDPSGIGPEVVLKALSTNITQKANFIVIGDKRIISTNKAEILDLKNINPKTLVMGKPSAETGRASLDYIMEAFKLIKEKKIDAMVTAPICKSAIHKAGYSKFIGHTEILAHLSKRKVGMMFTAGDLRVVLATIHIPLSRVCRMITEKRIYETIKLSHQSLREHFKIKEAKICVLGLNPHSGEDEIMGREEARIKDAILKAESEGINVSGPFPPDTAFLKKGFDCFITMYHDQGLIPLKLLAFDRAVNLTIGLPFIRTSPDHGCAFDIAGKNKANPNSMISSIELAIKLCNG, from the coding sequence TTGAAAAAATCCACAATTGGTATAACCATTGGCGATCCCTCTGGCATAGGGCCTGAGGTTGTTTTAAAAGCCCTTTCTACTAACATTACCCAAAAGGCTAATTTTATTGTAATTGGAGACAAAAGAATAATTTCTACAAACAAGGCAGAAATTTTAGACCTTAAGAATATCAATCCTAAAACCCTTGTAATGGGAAAGCCATCGGCTGAAACAGGAAGGGCATCCCTGGATTACATAATGGAGGCATTCAAGCTCATAAAGGAGAAAAAAATTGATGCGATGGTTACCGCACCCATATGTAAATCTGCAATCCATAAGGCTGGATATAGCAAATTTATTGGTCATACCGAGATACTTGCCCATCTTTCTAAAAGAAAGGTTGGGATGATGTTTACCGCAGGAGATTTAAGGGTTGTCCTTGCAACAATCCATATTCCCTTATCAAGGGTTTGTAGGATGATTACAGAAAAAAGGATTTATGAGACAATAAAACTTAGCCATCAAAGCTTAAGGGAGCATTTTAAAATAAAAGAGGCAAAGATTTGTGTGCTTGGGCTTAACCCTCATAGCGGAGAGGATGAAATAATGGGAAGGGAAGAGGCAAGGATAAAAGATGCAATCCTTAAGGCAGAAAGCGAAGGGATAAATGTATCTGGTCCCTTTCCACCCGATACAGCATTCTTAAAAAAGGGCTTTGATTGCTTTATTACGATGTATCACGACCAGGGGCTTATTCCCCTTAAATTGCTTGCATTTGACAGAGCGGTAAATTTAACCATAGGCCTTCCATTTATAAGAACCTCCCCTGACCATGGCTGTGCATTTGACATTGCAGGCAAAAATAAGGCAAATCCGAATAGCATGATTAGCTCAATTGAGCTTGCAATAAAGCTTTGTAATGGTTGA
- the folP gene encoding dihydropteroate synthase, which translates to QNSTFKIHNFIKFSLRLSKHIHFVKRYGINYNTPTLKLTLGKYTLDLSEKTYIMGILNVTPDSFSDGGLYLEPKKAIEQSFKMKEEGADIIDIGGQSTRPGSTPVSEKEELKRILPVLKALAGRIKLPISIDTYSSRVAEECLKEGANMINDISGLRFSPNMAEVIARFNAGCVIMHIKGRPKDMQNNPTYQDLFSEIMAYLREGIKIAEGSGISQIIIDPGIGFGKTLPHNLKIIKGLNRFKALKKPILIGVSRKSFIGQILNLPTSERFEGTLAAVCYSILKGANIVRVHDVAGVKRAIDVIDAIKIKACV; encoded by the coding sequence TCAAAATTCAACATTCAAAATTCATAATTTTATAAAGTTTTCCTTAAGATTATCTAAACACATACATTTTGTAAAGCGTTATGGAATTAACTATAATACACCTACATTGAAGCTTACACTAGGGAAATATACCCTTGACCTTTCCGAAAAAACCTATATTATGGGCATCCTCAATGTAACCCCCGATTCATTCTCTGATGGGGGATTATACCTAGAGCCAAAAAAGGCAATTGAGCAGAGCTTTAAGATGAAAGAGGAGGGGGCAGATATTATTGACATTGGAGGCCAATCAACCCGGCCAGGAAGCACACCGGTATCAGAAAAGGAGGAGCTCAAGAGAATCCTTCCTGTTCTAAAAGCCCTGGCGGGAAGGATTAAATTACCAATTTCTATAGATACATATTCTTCAAGGGTGGCTGAGGAGTGCCTTAAGGAGGGTGCAAATATGATCAATGACATAAGCGGGCTTCGTTTTTCTCCTAATATGGCTGAGGTAATTGCAAGATTTAATGCCGGTTGTGTGATTATGCATATCAAGGGAAGGCCAAAGGATATGCAAAATAATCCAACCTACCAAGACCTATTTTCCGAGATTATGGCCTACCTTAGAGAGGGGATAAAAATTGCTGAAGGCTCTGGAATCTCGCAAATAATTATCGACCCTGGGATTGGCTTTGGAAAGACATTACCCCATAATCTAAAGATAATCAAGGGATTGAATAGATTCAAGGCTTTGAAAAAGCCTATATTGATTGGCGTCTCAAGAAAATCCTTTATTGGCCAAATATTAAATCTTCCTACCTCAGAAAGATTTGAGGGAACCCTAGCGGCTGTTTGCTACTCTATTTTAAAAGGTGCAAATATTGTAAGGGTTCACGATGTAGCTGGAGTAAAGAGGGCTATAGATGTAATAGATGCCATAAAAATAAAGGCATGTGTTTAG